DNA sequence from the Parascardovia denticolens DSM 10105 = JCM 12538 genome:
TGCTGTTTCCACGGATGCGCATTTCGATGGTGTACATGTTCGCGTCCGTCCGCAGGTCAGCGGTCCGCGTCTGCGAAATGCTCTGACTGTAGCTTCCAAGTTTTGTGCTGCCGTTCCACAGCTCCAGTGCTTGAGAATCGTAATTCAGGCAGCAGAACAGGTCGCCGCAGAAAACGCCAGTCTTGCAGTGCTTCCTGACGGAAACGCAAACCGCACCCGAAGGTGAACGTCACTGAATCCGTCATAGTTCCACGCGAACTGTCCGCTGCCGTCAAGCTGCGAATAAACGCGGGAATCAGAGTATTCATCCTGCCGCCAGACCTTCCATGAGCCTGACAGCGTCTTCCAGTAGTTCGTCTCCAGAATGTCCGTGTCCTGAAAATCCTCGTACCAGATCAGAGCTGAGTCCGGCTTGCGGAGGAGCATTTCGCAGGTGAGCTTGAATCCCTTGTCCGGCTGGCACTTGTTTCCGTCCACGTCAATGAAGTGACGGGGAGACAGGGTAAACGATGCACTTCCGGCTGACGGCTCCTCGCTGAAATTCGAGCAGACGCGGAATCCGTAGAACTGCACGCCTTTTACATCGACTGAAACCGTAATGGTGTGCGTTCCCGCGGATAGGGATATTCCGTCCGCTAGACTCGCCCAGAATGTGCTTCTCCAGTACGGCCACCAGAGCCGCGACTCCGTGAAATGCTTCTGCGCGCCGTCTGTGTTCTCCCGGAGAACAGTGAAGACGCTCGAAGTCCCGTCGTTGCGGACAGTCAGCAGCCATGTGATATGTGGCCACATATTGATATGGGTCAGCATATCCGAAATTGCCACGCCGGACTCGGTAATCGTCCCGGTCGCGTCAACTTTAAAAGAAAAGAGACCTACCTGACTCAGGCGGTCTCCGTAATTCTTCAGCGCGGTGTACATGCGGGTATTTCCCATGAATGTCCAGACCATGCATTTGCGGCCTTTCAAGATATCAAGCGCCATAAACAGCCACCTCCAAACGGGCAATAGAAAAGCGCCTCCGAAGAGACGCTTTTGAAATAATGGTTCATTGTTAAGATTGATGTTTTATCAATTTACACCGTCAAGATAATACGATGAATTCCATAATGAAAAATGATGGTAATCCGCTACAGGCATCTAAGAGAAAATTAATTTACACACAAATTTGGGCTTGACTATAGGTAAAGCTACTATCCAAACAAATGCTGTTCCTCAAATCATTTCGTAAATTGTTTAATTTCCTCTTTTTAATTGCTCCAACCATTTAATAATTTCATCCATAGCCAATTTATGATTACCAATTTGACAATGCTGCTCGCCGCCTTCATCTTGTGTAAACACGCGTGATGTTACAGTTCTTGCATTAGGGAGTGCTGCACGAAGCCTCTCAAACTGTACCATAGGTACATAATGATCTTTTTCTCCGGCAAGAAGTAAGCAATCTTGTGTGATCCTATTGGAAATTCCTCTCAAATTATGCTTTTGCACTTCTTTATAAAAACGGAATGGGTTCTGTGTGTTTGTAATATATTCCCCTTGTGTAAATGCCCAATCAGCTAAAATACTTTTCTTCCTGGCAAAGCTAACTAAAGAATTGACTAGCCTTTCTTTATTATGGTGAAAGGCTTGACGGACTAATTTCCGCAATATCGGAGGGAAAATATTTGTCATAATCTCCAACCCGTCATCAGCAACATCATACGCAACAACCGCACTAATCCTCGGCTCAAAAGCGGCAGCACGCATAGCAAAATACCCTCCCCATGAAATGCCAATCATCGGGCAGTTCTTAATGCGATAATAATCCAGCACACATTTTGTAGGCTCTTCCCATGCATAGGTCAATGGCAGTCCATTCTTAAGCGTCTTCCCCTGACCATCTCCTTCAAAGAATAAAAGCGTATACCCTTTGCTCAACAGTTCGAATGTGGCCGGGATGAATTCTTCTATAAAGGAATCATATCCTCCACAGATTAACAGTATTTTTGTGCTCTTCTGATTCCCAACTTTAACAGAATGAAGAAAAGTTCCTTTATACGGAATATCAGAGATAGTGTATGGAATTTTAAATTGGTCAAAGGCTATATAGTAACACTCTATCGCCTTCTCATACATTTCCTCTTTTTCTGTATGATCTACTTTTAGAAAGAACTCTGCCATTCTATACGCATAGGCAGCATGCATAAATTGGCTTTCGTTTTCTGATCTATTGCCAATGATTTTCCATGCGCGAAACCATTCATCTAAATTCTTCACATCAGACAGAGATCTCACTATTTCATCATGATTTCCTGCGATCTCTCCATAAGTCAATACCCTGTTTATTTGAAAATTGAACTGCTTTATCTGGTTTATTTGCTCATACATAAGCTTTTTTCTTCCTCGCATAAATTTTTGTTACTTCTTCTGTTTCATATGGCCACTCTGGAAAATTCTGAATTTACATACATAATATGTTGTTTAGAGCGTCCTAAGCTTATGGATAATTTCTTCTAGAAATAGAACAATCCCCATATAGATAGCGCAGACAATTCCCATATTGACCCCAAGTGAAGCCCCCGTATAGTTATTCCCTTCTAGAGTCAACCTGTATATCTTTAAACCAAACAGATACACATCCTTTGCGTTTCCTCCGTTCGAATATGCATGCACATAACCAAAATATATGGTTAGCGCCATTGATAACATTGCAAGCCCAAACCCTATTCCTAGCGCTAGTGTTATTCTGGTTTGCTTTTTCATTTCACAGTCACTCCAATTACTGATTCATAATTCCATTAATTTTTGCTTCCAAAATTTTGTGTTAAGATTAAATTGTAATGATAATTGTCACTGCTATAATTAAAATAGTAGATGCCGAAACAAATGCAGTCAAGTCCAAATTTGTGTGTAAATTGCCTTCAGATATAACTGTTGATAACTATGCTGCCAGAAGGGCTGCCTGTTCTTCAGCAATCAGATGCAGGTGATTTCGAACATCGGATTTCAGCAGCTTCTGATAGGACTCCTTACTGAAGATTGCCTTCCTGGTCTGACTGATGCTGTTCTGTTTCATCAGGACAGATCCCATCAGCCTGACCAGCGATGCCTCATTTGGGAAGATCCCGATAACGCCGGAACGCCGCTTCAGCTCCCGATTCAGCCGCTCGATATGGTTCGATGTCCGGAAAAAGCGACGCATCCCTTCCGGAAGAGTCATAACGGTCATAGCGCTTTCGAAACCCTCGTCGAGACATTCCATTGCTGATGAGGCGGATTCCTGATAATCGGCGAGGATCTGATCCCGCTTTTGTCTGGCATCCTCGATCTTCTTGCAGTTGAACATTTCCTGCAGTTCAGCACGGAGACCAGCCTGCTCTTTCTTTGGAGCTTTGTCAGCGATGTTCTTTGAAAAGTGGAACTGACACCGCTGCCACGAAACGTGCGGAAATACTTCCCTGGCGGCATTGATAATGCCATCGTGAGCATCGGATGTGATCATCATGAGACCGCACAGGCCACGTTTTTTCAGCCCCGTCAGGAAATCTTTCCAAGTCTCACGCGACTCATTCCGGTAGGCCGAGAAACCAAAATCTCGCGCTTTCCATCGTCACTGGTGCCATAGGCAATCATGAGTGCTTTCGAAACAACCCAGCCATTCTCACGTACCTTGAAATACGTGGCATCGACCGTGAGGAATGGATAATTGCCTTCAATCGGCCGATTTCGGAATGCCTCGACCTCCTTGTCGAGATCCTTGCAGACTTCGGAAACAGTGGATTTAGAGACCGATGTACCACAGAGCGTCTCTACGACCCTTGCAACTTTCCTTGTAGATACACCGCTCACGACCATTTCTGCCATGGTTGTAACTAGAGCAGTCTCGCTACGGGAGTAGTTCTCAAAGACCATCGTATGGAATGACTGGTTCCTGTGCCTTGGTACATTCAACGTTATGGTTCCGATCCGCGTTTTGAGATCTCTGGTTCGGAAGCCATTTCTCGAGTCTGTACGGCCTTCTGAGCGCTCATATGGCGCTGCCTGGAGCTGTTCCTGGGATCCGGCCTTGAGAACAGAATTTAGGCTTTCTTGAAGGAGAGTTCGGAAAGCGTCCTCCCGGTCGGCAGAAAGTAACTGTAGAATTTCGTCCTGATTCAATGTAATATTGAGTTGAGCCATGTGGTTCCTCCTTCTCGGTATTATGTTGATGTCGCGATTACCATTATACCTGAAGGCTGAGCCGCTGGCTCTTTTCAGTTTTTGAATTTACACCATTATAAGGGCACTACCGTGCAAGCTCTTGAAAAGCACGGCATGAAGGATAAAGGCGGCACAATTGATCATCAGTTCCTCTTTTTGCAAAAGAAATAAGGAAAACCATTCGAAATGCAAAAGTACAGAGCGGTATTACAGACGTTCGGTGCAGGGTTGAATTGAACTTTTCAACGATTCCACACCTTTTAACGATAGCAGAAAGGGGCGTCGCTTTTGACTACAGCAACCGCAGCAGCATATCAATTCAGGGCTGGAAGCACGCTCCAGTTCTATGCCCCGAAACGCAGAAAAGCCCAGAAACAGCGCGGTTTCCTGGCTAACTGTGCATATAGGCTTGGTATCAAAGATAAGAACTTAATAGAGCCTGCCGTGAAGTTTGAGGTCATTGAAAAGCCGAACGACTGGACAAAGGAAGTAAAAAAGAGTGAGTCTGCAAATGAGACTCAGCAGCAGAGATACGATTATTGGGTGGCGTTCCAGGACTATGCTTTCCAAAATGCACAGTTTGCAAAGAACTTCAATCGCCGGAAACCGTCTATGGATCATTGGATGAACTTCAGCGTGGGTTCTTCTGCCTGCCACATTGCCGTGTCGCAGATTCAGAAACGGAATGAACTGGATGTGGAACTGTATATCAGTGAGGATAAAGACCTGTTCCACTCCCTCTTCGATAATAAGGATGCCATTGAATCCGATGCCGCATTGACCTTTGACTGGCGGGAACTGCCGGAGCGTAAGGCAAGCCGCATCGTTATCGAGAAAGGTGTGACCTTCGGAGATAAAAGCCAATGGAACGCACAGTTTGATTGGATTATTGATGTCATGCTCAAGATGAAGAATGCGTTTAAGAAATACTTGTAACCGCCATGAATGGAGGTCTGCTATGAAGCAATTAAAAGAAAAAGAATACGAGGAATTCCAGCAGTACCTTTATAACAAAATGCACGGGTACATTTGGACGCCGGACACGCTGGAACTAATATGCGGCGGGAACGACAACGAGCCGGAGCGGATTGGTAAACAGGTGCTTGAGATGCTGGGCAGGGTGCGTAATGAGCGTATTTCCCACATGACGAGCGACAAACACAAAAAATATGTGATCCGCAGTCTTCGCAAGGGTGAAACTGATCTGCTGAAGGACTTCTTGTATGAAGCTATCTTCATACCGAAGGGTGCGGAGCCGCCAGCGCGGGACATCATCGAGAAAACGGAACTTCGTGTGTACACGGATGATTTCGGTACCCAGAAAGGCGATAACTGCCTGGTAGCTGATTTCGGCGGCAAAGTGGTCGGAGCGGTCTGGACGAGAATCATGGACGATTATGGTCATGTAGATGACGAGACTCCGTCCTTCGCCATTTCGCTTTTCAAGGAATATCGCGGTCAGGGCATCGGCTCACAGCTTATGGTGAAGATGCTCGAACTGCTGAAATGGCAGGGCTATGAACGGGCATCCCTGGCGGTGCAGAAAGCAAACTACGCCGTGAAGATGTATAAGAATGTCGGATTCAAGACGGTCGATGAAAATGCCGAAGAATATATCATGGTGTGCGAGTTATAAGGAGAGATTTGACAGATGGCATCAAGCAAAGAATACCTGGATTTTATATTGAAGCAGCTTTCGGAACTGGATGATGTGACCTATCGGGCGATGATGGGAGAATACATCATTTACTATTGCGGCAAGATTGTCGGCGGCATTTATGATGATCGCTTCCTCGTGAAGCCTACAAAGTCTGCTGTGGAGATGATGCCAAATGCGGATACAGAACTTCCGTATGATGGCGCAAAAGAGATGCTGCTTGTGGACGATGTGGATAATAAAGATTTTCTGCGTGAGCTTTTGGAAGCAATGTATGAGGAACTTCCTGCTCCGAAGAAGAAGTGAGAACAATATGAGCAGAACAGAAAATGTCGAATTGACGGTATTGTGTCTCATCACGGATGGAGACAGAATGCTCCTTCAGAACAGAATAAAGAATGACTGGCAGGGATATACGCTTCCGGGCGGTCACGTGGAACCGGGGGAATCTTTCGTTGACGCGGTGATTCGTGAGATGAAAGAAGAAACGGGACTGGACATAAAGAATCCTCAGCTTGTAGGCGTGAAGCAATTTCCAATTAAGGACGGACGGTATGTTGTTCTTCTGTTTAAGGCTACCGAATATAGCGGGACGGCCGTGTCTTTCGATGAGGGGCAGATGGAATGGGTAGAAAGCAATCGCCTGTCGGAGATAAACACGGTCGATGATTTTGAGGACTTGATGCGTGTAATAAACGATCCGGCGCTGACGGAATTTCAGTACCTGGTCGATGGGGATACGTGGACAGTTTCAATAAAATAGCCTGAGGAGATGATTGATTGAGCGAATCGGAACTTTACAAAGAACTTGGAATACTGACGAAGAACAGGGACAAGTGGGCAGAGAACATACCGTATGTTTCTTCTCTCCTTGCACATGAATCCGTAAAGATACAGGCGAAGGCATTATGGCTGCTTGGTGAGATGGGGATGGAATATCCTCTGAAAGTGCAGGATGCAGTTCCGGCGATTGTTTCCTTCTGCGATAGCACAGAGCCTCTTTTAAGGGAAAGAGCGGTTAATGCTCTCGGAAGAATCGGTCGCGGCAAATACAGTGTGATAGAGCCGTATTGGATGGACTTGTTCCGTTTTGCATCCGATGAGGAAGCCAAGGTACGCTTGAGTTTTATTTGGGCATCGGAAAATATCGCCACAAACACTCCCGACATTTATGAGAATCATATGTCGGTGTTTGAGAAATTGCTACATGATACGGATGACAAAGTGCGAATGGAAGCACCGGAAATATTCCGGGTTCTCGGAAAACGTAGACCGGAGTTTGTTAGACCGTTTGTGGAGCAACTCAAGCACATATCAGAAACTGATGATAATCGTGTTGTGAGAATCCACAGCGCAGGCGCTATTAAGGCAACGATGTCATAGCAGGCAGATTTGTAGTTTCACGAGGAGAACGCAATGTACGCACAGGCAGCGATAAAATCAAATACCTTACTCCGTAACGGTGCATACGGCATCGTTATGAGGGGTGTGCAAAAATGCACACGGGGGTGTTCATCGTTAAGGGGTAGAAATAGGCTGCCGTTATGTTGTATCAAATTAGACACGGCAACAGAACCGGATATGGGAACAGGAGATAAGATGAGCGAGGATATGCGTTTGAGCGCTCCCCGGGCCGAATCCATGCGGGATTTGGGCCGGGCAATCGCCTCAATCATGATGCCTGGCGATGTCATCGTCCTGTCCGGCCCGCTTGGCGCCGGGAAAACGACTTTGAGTCAAGGGATAGGCCGAGGACTGGGAGTCGATAAGGAGGTGGTTTCCCCCACCTTCACCATCGCCCGCGAGCTGAAAGGGCGTTACGCCAATGGTCGGCCCGCCCGTCTGATTCATGTGGACGCCTACCGCCTGCCCGGTTCCGACGACGATCGGGATTCGTCGGACACGGATCCGCGGGGGATGCGAAACCGCCTGTTGGACCAACTGGAGGCTTTGGGCTTGGATGAAGAGCTGGAAGACCCCGGTCCCGGGACCTGCATCCTCATCGAATGGGGGTCTGCCATGGCCGCGGCGCTCGCCGACGACCGGTTGGAAATCACCATCAGTAGGCCCAGGACTTCGGCTCAAGGCACGGATGGGAGTCTGACCGAGGACGGCGAACGGATCGTCCGCCTGCATCCCGTAGGCGCCTCATGGAATAATCGGCTGCGTGGATGGCGCGATCGAATCAAGTCGGGCCAGTGACGGACGACCTTGAGGAGCCGTGAAGGCAAAAGACTTTCAAGACATTGATCCGGACGGGAAACCTATCCAGAAAACCTATCCGGGAAACATAGGCCGCAAGCTTGGACGGAAACCTAGGTAGGCGAAAGCAAGAACCAGGAAAGGGCGGACATGACGGAGATCATGCATGATGGCGGTGGCCATTGCTTGGTCGTGGATTCCTCCTTTGGATCCACTGTGGGGATTGTGGGCGGCGACCCTTTATGCGAGGCGGATTCCCGCATGCATGTGGAAAGGTTGGAACCCAACATCGCCCAGGTCGTCTCCGATGCCGGTCTGACTCCGCAGGATTTGGACATGATCGTCGTAGGCGTCGGCCCAGCCCCTTTCACCGGGCTGAGGGCGGGAATCGCCTCGGCGCGGGCCTTGGCTTTCGCCCTGAACATCCCCCTGCTGGGGCAGGATATCCTTGAACCGCAGGCCGTCTGGCAGGAATACCGCCGCCAGGAAAGGCTTCTTGCCGATTCCAGACAGGAGGGCAGGGGAGAGACAGGGCTTGCAGGCGACTTCGCCCGGCAGCTTCGTCTGACTTTGGCCGTCAACGACGCCCGCCGCAAGCAGCTCTACTACGCCCTCTATCTGGCCCCGCTTTTCGTGCCCGAGCCGGACGCCTCCTTAGAAGAAGCGCAAGACGGCCGCGAGACGGTTGAGAAAGGCCTTTCTTATCGACTTCCTTGGCGCATGGTCCAGACGCCGAAGAAGGTCTTGGAGATGGACATCGCTTCGGCTGATGATATCGCCGCGAAGGTTGCGCAATGGATCGATGGTTGGCGTAAGGGCCTGTCTGATGCCCCATCCGGCAGGTCTGACACCCCTTCTGGCAAGCCTGACGCTTCATCCGGCGAGGGGGTCGGAGGGATTTCCGTCCAGGTCGATGTGGTCGGCCATGGGGCCGGAAAGTACGCATCCTCCTGGGCGGGTCTGCGACCTTATCTGGGGGAGGTCAGGGACCAGTCCCCTCTGGGGGATGGCGGCAGGAAGGGCCTGGCCCTTTTCGCCCAGACGGCGCTTTTCCACCGGAGTCAAGGGGATTCCTGCCTGACGGATCCGCTGTACTTGCGTCGGCCGGACATCAGCCTTCCTCCAGCCCGCAAACACGCTTTAGGCCAGACGGGGATTTCGCTCACCCTACCTGACATGCAGACCGACGCTCAGACCGACACGGGCGGCGACTCGCAAAACGGTTCGCCCAGCCAGGAAGGGCAAGCCGGGTCCCCGTCCGCTTTTCCCCAGTCTGTGAGACTTTTATGAGCGATTCGATCCAGAAGGCAAGCGATTCGGCCCAGAACGAGTCAAACGGGAAAGCAGAGGCCTTAAGGAGAGGCGGACAGGCCGCGCTCCCGGACTCCTTGGTGGTGAGGCCCTTGGAGGAATCGGATTTGGACGCCATCGCTGGTCTGGAAAGCGATCTTTTCGCCGAAGGGGCCTGGAGTCGAGACCTAGTGGAGGAGGAGGTCCATTCCCCGACACGTACCTACCTGGTCGTCTCGGACATGGCCGATCCCTCCCATCCACTGGCTTACGGCGGTTTCTGGTTCGACGGCGATGACGCGGAGCTCATGACCATCGGCGTGGACCGGGCTTGGCAGGGCAGGGGCATCGGGAAGACCCTCCTTCGGACCCTCATGGACCGGGCCAGGATCCTCAAAGCCCGACGGATGCTCCTGGAAGTGCGGGTGGATAACGATCCCGCCCTGGTCCTTTACCGCGGCCTCGGCTTCAGTATCCTAGGAATCCGGAAAAGATACTATCAGCCCGGAAACGTGGACGCGTACACGATGTCGGTGGATTTGGGAGTGCGGCCTGGAAGGAAACCGGCCGGCTTCAGCCTGCCCGTCCAGCCTTCGGCCGACATGTAGTGCCTGCGGGTATGATGGCAGAAGCAAAACGAAGGGATGGCAGAGGTCATGAGCGAACCGATTGTTCTGGGCATCGAATCCACCTGTGATGAGACGGCGGCGGCCGTAGTGGAGGGCGGCAAGCTTTTGTCCAACGTCGTCGCCTCTTCCATGGACGAACACGCCCGTTATGGTGGCGTGATCCCTGAACTGGCTTCCCGCGCCCATGCGGAGGCCTTCGTCCCCGTCATCTCCCAAGCCTTGGCCGACGCTGGGCTGGATCTGTCACAAGTGGACGCCATCGCCGTGTCCGCCGGCCCCGGTCTGGCGGGCTGCCTGGCGGTCGGGGTCTCCGGGGCCAAAGCCCTGGCTTACGCCGCAGGCAAGCCTTTGTATGGAATCAACCACGTGATCGGGCACATCGCCGTCACCCAGCTGCAATTCGGCCCCTTCCCCCCGGATACCTTGGCACTCATCGTCTCCGGAGGCCATACCTCCCTCCTGCATGTCCGGGACGTCGCCCGTCAGGTGGATGTAGTGGGGACCACCCTGGATGACGCGGCGGGGGAGTGCTTCGACAAGATCGCCCGCCTGCTCGGCTTCCCCTACCCCGGAGGCCCGCATATCGACCGGCACGCCCAGAAAGGCGACCCCCATGCCCTTAAGGTCCCGCAAGGACTGACCCAGGGCCGGTCCGCCGCAAAACATCCGTATGATTTCAGTTTTTCCGGGGTGAAAACGGCGGTGGCCCGGTGGTTGGAAGAGCAGGATTCCCTAGGCAGGCCGATTCCGGTCGATGACGTCTGCGCCTCCTTGGCCGACTCCGTGGCCACCGTTTTGGCGCGCAAGGCCATCGAAGGCTGCAAACGCTACGATTCCCAGATCTTGATCGTCGGCGGCGGTTTCAGCGCCAACTCCCAGCTGAGGGGGAAACTCCAGGAATTCGGCCAGACGGCGGGGATCGAGATCCGCATTCCCCGGTTTGAACTGTGCACCGACAACGGGGCCATGGTGGCCATGCTCGGCTCGAACCTGGTCTCAGCCGGCCTGCCCCCTTCCCCGGAGGACTTCTCCATTGATTCATCCATGCCCATGGATCAGATCTACATGGCGTGAAAGCCAAGGAAAGGTAGACGGATGAAACAGTTGTGGGCGCATATCTCCACATGGTTCTTGGAGGTCCCCTTGAACAAGGGGGTCTTCCCTCAAGCGGTCGCGGGCCTGGCCCTGCTCCTGCTGGTGGTTCTCTTGCCCTATTCCGCCACCAAGATGAAAGGATGGGCGGCCAAGAGGAAACATCCACGCGCGAGCCTCCTCCTGATGCAGCTTTTAGTGGCGGCCGGCCTGTATGGGATCGGCTTCGGCCTGACCTACCTCCTGTCCAACGTCTGGGTGGTTTTCGGGGTCGAACTCGGGCTTCTGGTCATCCGGAAGGTGGCCTTGGCCTTGGCCTTGCTTGGGTTCTCCATCATCAGTCTGGTCTCTTACCGGGGCTGGCGCAAAGTCGTCTCCGTCTTCCTGCTCATCGTCTCCCTCCTTTACGGGACTTTGGGGGTGAACGCCATTTACGGGCAATATCCCACCCTCAAATCCCTCCTGGGCTATAGGTCTTTCCCCTGGCTGTCGAGCTCGGAGGTCCATCAGGCCGACAGGACCGTCGCCCAGTGGCAGAAACAGGCCGAGAAGGGGACCCTACCGGCCATGCCGGCCAAAGGGATCGTGCGGACGGTGGTCATTCCCGCCTCCCAGTCCGGCTTCGTCGCCCGGCCCGCCACGATTTATCTGCCCCCCGCGGCTCTGAGCAAACATCCGCCCAAGCTGCCGGTCATGATCGTCCTCGCCGGGCAGCCGGGCAGCCCGGATCGCTTTTTCCTAGCCGGGGATTACCAGGCCTATCTCAACGCTTTCGCCGCCCGCCACCATGGGTTGGCCCCCATCGTGGTCTCTCCCGACCAGCTTGGCGCTTCCAGCCATAACACCCTCTGTTCCGACACCCCGATCTACGGGAAGGCCGAGACCTACATCAGCAAGGACGTCCCCGCCTGGATCTCCTCCACCCTCCCGGTAGAACATCCGGGGAAAAGCTGGCTGATCGGCGGGTTTTCCATGGGAGGGACTTGCGCCACCCACCTCGGTCCGCGTTACCACGACACTTTCGGCAACGTCATTTCGGTGGGAGGGGAGATCCACGAGACCGATGGCAGCGAGCAGGAGATGATCTCCCGTTTCTACCGGGGGGACCGGGAAGCTTATGAAGACCATATTCCCGCCCGGGCCATCGAGAAATACGGACGCAGTTGGCAGACCTTCCTTTTCGGGGATGGACAGTACGACCAGATCGGGCAAAAGAACGCCAAGGCCATAGCCAAGGCGGCCTTGCGCAAGGGCATGAGGGTCAAGGCTTTCGTTGCTGATGGCAGCGGGCATGACTGGCATACCGTCCAAGCTGTTTTCGACTATGGCCTCCATCAGTTCTGTTGGGACCAGGGATTGACGAGCCAGGAGCCCAATCTCAAAGACTTCAAGAAGCTTTCGCCCCTGGCCCTCAATGAGCCGGAAACGGGGTTATGATAGGGCAAGAAGCTATCGGAACCGCATCAGGCGGATCAAGCATGTAAAGTGATAAGACATATCAGGTTTATCAGGCATATACATACAAAGTGAAGGCCCTAACCCAATCCGGAACTGCGGAACCTTCACCAAGATTCGGACCAACCGAAGATCGAAAGAAGCGAAGGTAGAACGATGACCGAACAGACAAAGCGTTCGC
Encoded proteins:
- a CDS encoding alpha/beta hydrolase yields the protein MKQLWAHISTWFLEVPLNKGVFPQAVAGLALLLLVVLLPYSATKMKGWAAKRKHPRASLLLMQLLVAAGLYGIGFGLTYLLSNVWVVFGVELGLLVIRKVALALALLGFSIISLVSYRGWRKVVSVFLLIVSLLYGTLGVNAIYGQYPTLKSLLGYRSFPWLSSSEVHQADRTVAQWQKQAEKGTLPAMPAKGIVRTVVIPASQSGFVARPATIYLPPAALSKHPPKLPVMIVLAGQPGSPDRFFLAGDYQAYLNAFAARHHGLAPIVVSPDQLGASSHNTLCSDTPIYGKAETYISKDVPAWISSTLPVEHPGKSWLIGGFSMGGTCATHLGPRYHDTFGNVISVGGEIHETDGSEQEMISRFYRGDREAYEDHIPARAIEKYGRSWQTFLFGDGQYDQIGQKNAKAIAKAALRKGMRVKAFVADGSGHDWHTVQAVFDYGLHQFCWDQGLTSQEPNLKDFKKLSPLALNEPETGL